Proteins co-encoded in one Papaver somniferum cultivar HN1 chromosome 5, ASM357369v1, whole genome shotgun sequence genomic window:
- the LOC113282533 gene encoding uncharacterized protein LOC113282533: MLKHIHGGLLLPPSLPYSSPPTLLLNGTNTSAVVNQTSQFSIDRSSCNYDYKRIHRTKRCNIYCLATRRVRYEDEDGNEDGEEQSSNGYNSELSLLESYSESKRNEALLLTAMVDGQEEEVLIFKGFSSCLSYSTSPDPSRSILPERAVIKSIDIIKGPFDPSNIEYIEKGLTLEVFQRRLGQTK, encoded by the exons ATGTTGAAACATATTCATGGAGGACTGCTGCTCCCTCCGTCACTACCTTACTCATCACCTCCAACTCTCCTACTCAATGGAACTAATACTTCTGCGGTAGTTAATCAGACTTCTCAATTTTCCATTGACAGAAGTTCGTGTAATTACGATTATAAAAGGATACACAGAACAAAACGTTGTAACATATACTGCTTGGCAACACGAAGAGTGAGATACGAAGATGAGGACGGAAATGAAGACGGAGAAGAGCAATCGAGTAATGGGTATAATTCTGAGTTAAGCTTGCTTGAATCTTATAGCGAATCTAAGCGGAATGAGGCCCTTCTTCTAACAGCAATGGTGGATGGACAAGAGGAAGAAGTTTTGATATTTAAG GGGTTTTCATCTTGCTTGAGCTACAGTACTTCACCTGATCCATCAAGAAGTATTCTCCCTGAGAGGGCAGTGATTAAATCCATCGACATTATCAAAGGACCTTTTGATCCATCAAATATAGAGTACATCGAAAAGGGTTTAACCTTGGAAGTCTTTCAGAGGCGCCTAGGACAAACCAAATAA